Within Coregonus clupeaformis isolate EN_2021a chromosome 20, ASM2061545v1, whole genome shotgun sequence, the genomic segment aggtcgtcattgtaaataagaatttgttcttaactggcttGCCTAGTTGGATAAATAAAAAGATTGCAGTAACTAGGGTCCAAACAACACCTCATTTGTGATGTCAGAGGGCTGCTTCACTCGAATTCATATTTTATGGATTTAAGATCAGTAAGTGTGGCATCAATGTCATTGTCCTCACTATTCACTAGTGTTGGCAGTCGGTAAACTTACATCCAGGCACGAGACTTCACAAAGCAGTCGATGTCATCACTGATGTCATCATCAACGAAGGCTGGAAGGGCAGAGAGACAGTCATACAGTCAGTACAGTTCCTGTGAATTACATAAGGCCTTTGTGTGCACTTTGCAGGTACAGTATTTTAGCCCTGCACCTTGAAATGGTTCGCTAATGTAGGACTAAACCGAGTGAGTGTGATTACAGAGAAGTGAGAGGTTGATTATGAAACCCACTAGTTCTATTCTCTTGTCTTGTTCATGACACAAGAACAATCCATCCGGTTGtttgttcattcattcatttgtgcAGGACAAGGTTGGTCACAAGGCTGGCGTTTAAGCCAGACTTTAGGTCCAAACTGCAAATAACTGGACCAACCAAGTTACAGTGAGAGCAGGAAAGGAATAGAGAGAGATTATATATTTGGAAGTTTTAAAACAACAgtacctggaggtgtgttgttgAACACCAAAGTAAGGCATGATCAACAGCCTGACATTAATTCATTCACTCATTTAGGCCTATTCATTCTTTCATACatacatgtactgtacatacatacatacatacatacatacatacatacatacatacatttgtTGACATTCTGCTAAACAGGTTGAGGATGGAAAGATGTTTGTACTCACAGCTGCACTCTGTCTTACAGAGATTGAGAGAGCGAGTGTTGTTGGAGGAGATGCAGGCGAGGCGATTGCTCAGCTGGAAAAGACCGAAAAAGCTGAAGGACAGGGTCTTGATTGGCTTGAATGGCCTGAACGGCTTGCGCATCGGCTTACGTGGCGGTGGCTTGCGGCTGTGTCCGGGACTTCTGAACTGCTTTGGGACGTGTCTCTTccgcctgctcccctctccctctttcggTTGCTCTCTTTCTTGGTCGTCCAGCTCCGCCTCTAACTCTTCCAGGTCCTCCTCGTCCAGCTCATCCTCGTCAACCTCGTCTTCATCACCCTCTTCCTCATAGCCGCCAAACTCTTCATCCTCAGCTGCTTTGCTCTCTTGCGCCTCAACTTTgtcatgtttttcctcatcaccAGCGGACTCCTCTGCCTCACGCTTGTCCCTTCCTCTCACATGCTTCCCTGGTCTCGGTCTCTTCCCCTCAGGCCTCTCTGATCTTGTGctcactccctctgtcttccCGGTAGGTTTTGGTTTCAGTCCCCCGGGCTTTCCTGTAGGTCTTCGGCTCATTCCCCCAGGCTTCCCTGTAGGTCTAGGGTTGTCCTCTTCTCCCTCAGAACTGACTCCATCTTCCTTTGACTCAACATCTCTACCTGGACGTTTGCGCCCGAACAGTCTCACAGGTCTCCTGCTGATGGGGCGCCTTTTGGGTTTATGCAGGATAGGTTTGCGCAGGACAAGGTTGGTCACAAGGCTGGTGTTTAAGCCAGACTTTAGGTCCAAACTGCAGATAACTGGACCAACCAAGTCACAGTGAGAGCAggaagggaatagagagagatcGAGATTATATATTTGGAAGTGTTAAAACAACAgtacctggaggtgtgttgttaAATACCAAAGTAAGGGTTTGACATGATCAAAAGCCTGACATGATCCTCAGGGTGCTGtcattaaaggggaagttcaggaTTTTACAACTTGATGATGGATGGTTCCTCACTCTGAGTAGTCTATAAGATAAACTGTTATCCAGGTTTTTCTCtttaaacagccactacaaacttCAGCTTCAGTTCACTGAAGTTTGTAGTGTCTCTTTAAAGAAAATATCTCCAGGCCCATAGACTACTAGGGTGAGGAACCATTTAACATTAGGTTGGAAAATattgaacttcccctttaactaaatttgagatgtttttcagtgacaTTGATGTTCTATGCTATCTCACACCACCTTCAATCTCTCGAAACTTGCAAAAATGCAATAGGCCTACATAGAATTCACAACCCACTTTTGGCCAAGACTTCGTCCAGTTCGACACCCTTTGCTGCAATTTTCACAGTCAGATTGAATTGGTCGGCAGCCTCTGCCAGTTTGGTCTTCAGCTCACATTTGGAGAGCAGCCGCCCCTCAGACAGGCTGGGAACCAGGGCTGCTACAGCCAACACCACCAGCAGCTCCAGCTTCATGTTGTCTCTGGGTGATCTGTTTAGAATGGTATGGAAAGATATAGGATAACAAAATACAGGATTATCCTACAAAGAGCAGCTGTAAGGCTGCTCTGCACAAAAGGGCAAaattgaagagtttcattccaaaacgctatacacCAATTTTTCACatctgtgttttttcatcagaaatgattgcttatacagtgcatttggaaagtattcagaccccttcactttttccacattttgttatgttacagccttattctaaaatggattaaattattttttcccatcaatctacacacaatttctcataatgacaaagcgaaaacaggtttttagaaattatatataaaaaaaagaacaaacatctttacataagtattcagaccctttactatgagactcgaaattgagctcaggtgcatcctgtttccattgatcatccttgagatgtttctacaacttggagtccacctgtggtaaattcaattgattggacatgattaggaaaggcacacacctgtctatataaaaagggtcccacagttgacagtgcatgtcagagcaaaaaccaagccatgaggtcgaaggaattgtccagagctacgagacaggattgtgtcgaggtacagatctggggaagggtaccaaaacatttctgcagcattgaaggacccgaagaacacagtggcctacatcattcttaaatagaagaagtttggaaccaccaagactcttcctagagctggctgcccggccaaactgagcaatcagggtagATGGGCaatggttagggaggtgaccaagaacccaatggtcgctctgacagagctccaaagttcctctgttccagaaggacaaccatcgctgcagcactccaccaatcaggcctttatggtacagtggccaaaCTGAAGatattcctcagtaaaaggcacatgacagcccgcttggagtttgccaaaaggcacctaaaggactctcagacaatgagaaacaagattctctggtctgatgaaaccaagattgaactcattggcctgaatgccaagcgtcacgtctggaggaaaccaggcactgctcatcacctggccaataccatccctacggtgaaacatggtggtggcagcatcatgctgtggggatgtttttcagcggcagggactgggagactaggatcgagggaaagatgaacggagcaaagtacagagagatccttgatgaaaacctcagagtggggcgaaggtttaccttccaacaggacaacgaccctaagcacacagccaagataacgcaggagtggcttcgggacaagtctctgaatgtccttgagtggcccagccagagcccgtacttgaacctgatcaaacatctctggagagagctgaaaacagctgtgcagcgttTGGGAGAAGAATcacatatttacctgatttgtttaatattaatagttaacaattaaatatgcttaacaatagtagagacatttctcctcattattgattaaaATATCCACCacaagcgacgctccccatccaacctgacagagcttgagaggatctgcagaggagaacgttagaaactccccaaatacaggtgtggcaagcttgtagcgtcatacccaagaagactcaaggctgtaatcactgccaaaggtgcttcaacaaagtactgagtaaagggtccaaggcgcagcgtgatgagtgaacatacttttatttgattcaccacacgaaacaaaacaacaaaacgatacgtgatgtcctaggtaacagacacaaaccatacacggaacaagatcccacaaaacactgtggaaaacaggctgcctaagtatggttcccaatcagagacaacaagcaacagctgacactcgttgcctctgattgagaaccaccccggccaacacagaaacacatgagctagataacgaacctagaacacaaatacatagaaactacacaccatggctcaacataacagagtcccagagccagggcgtgacactgagaGTGAAgaggatacagttgaagtcggaagtttacatacacttaggttggagtcattaaaacttgtttttcaacgactccacaaatgtattgttaacaaactatagttttggtaagtcggttaggacatctactttgtgcatgacacaagtaatttttccaacaattgtttacagacagattatttcacttataattcactgtatcacaattccagtgggtcagaagtttacatacactaagttgactgtgtctttaaacagcttggaaaattccagaaaatggatgtcatggctttagaagcttctgataggcaaatggacataatttgagtcaattggaggtgtacctgtggatgtatttcaaggcctaccttcaaactcagtgcctctttgcttgacatcatgggaaaatcaaaataaatcagccaagacctcagaaagaaaattgtagacctccacaagtctggttcatccttgggagcaatttccaaacgcctgaagttgccacgttcatctgtacaaacaatagtatacaagtataaacaccatgggaccacgcagccgtcataccgctcaggaaggagacgcgttctgtctcctagagattagcgtactttggtgcgaaaagtgcaaatcaatcccagaacagcagcaaaggaccttgtgaagatgctggaggaaaccggtacaaaagtatctatatccacagtaaaacaagtcctatatcgacataacctgaaaggcctctcagcaaggaagaagccactgctccaaaaccgccataaaaaagccagactacggtttgcaactgcacatggggacaaagatcgtactttttggagaaatgtcctctggtctgatgaaacaaaaatagaaccgtttggccataatgaccattgttatgtttggaggaaaaagggggttccttgcaagccgaagaacaccatcccaaccgtgaagcacgggtgtggcagcatcatgctgtgggggtgctttgctgcaggagggactggtgcacttcacaaaatagatggcatcatgaggaaggaaaattatgtggatatattgaagaaacatctcaagacatcagtcaggaagttaaagcttggtcgcaaatgggtcttccaaatggacaatgaccccaagcatacttccaaagttgtggcaaaatggcttaaggacaacaaagttaaggtattggagtggccatcaaaaagccctgacctcaatcctacagaaagtttgtgggcagaactgaaaaagcatgtgcgagcaaggaggcctacaaacctgactcagttataccagctctgtaggaggaatgggccaaaattcaccgaacttattgtgggaagcttgtggaaggctacccgtaaCATTTGACCTGAGTTAAaccattttaaaggcaatgctaccaaatactaattgagtgtatgtaaacttctgacccactgggaatgtgatgaaataaataaaagctgaaataaatcactctctactattattctgacatttcacattcttaaaataaagtggtgatcctaactgacctaagacagggaatttttactaggattaaatgtcaggaattgtgaaactgagtttaaatgtatttggctaaggcatatgtaaacttccgacttcaactgtaaattgtgttttgcaacaaaacatgattgtctctctgaaatgaaaccatcaactGATAGATTTCAAAGAAATAcaatgtctgtcattgaacaccatgccatgattagatggtttaaaaaaacacatctctttcataagttcttcaaataataaaagctaatttaccaacatttcagaaaatggatatatatataattttggaATGAAACACTACAATTCAAGTACATGAGAGGCTTTACATTATTATTGTAGGCAAATACGATGAAACCTGAGCAGGTAATTCTAAGGATTTTTCAACCAAGacgcatgtacagtgggggaaaaaagtatttagtcagccaccaattgtgcaaattctcccacttaaaaagatgagaggcctgtaattttcatcataggtacacgtcaactatgacagacaaattgagaaaacaaaatccagaaaatcacattgtaggatttttaatgaatttatttgcaaattatggtggaaaataagtatttggtcacctacaaacaagcaagatttctggctctcacagacctgtaacttcttctttaagaggctcctctgtcctccactcgttacctgtattaatggtggtcctctgtagctcagctggtagagcacggcgcttgtaacgccaaggtagtgggttcgatccccgggaccacccatacacaaaaatgtatgcacgcatgactgtaagtcgctttggataaaagcgtctgctaaatggcatattattatttattattaatggcacctgtttgaacttgttatcagtataaaagacacctgtccacaacctcaaactgtcacactccaaactccactatggccaagaccaaagagctgtcaaaggacaccagaaacaaaattgtagacctgcaccaggctgggaagactgaatctgcaataggtaagcagcttggtttgaataaatcaactgtgggagcaattataaggaaatggaagacatacatgaccactgataatctccctcgatctggggctccacgcaagatctcaccccgtggggtcaaaatgatcacaagaacggtgagcaaaaatcccagaaccacacggggggacctagtgaatgacctgcagagagctgggaccaaagtaacaaagcctaccatcagtaacacactacgccgccagggactcaaatcctgcagtgccagacgtgtccccctgcttaagccagtacatgtccaggcccgtctgaagtttgctagagtgcatttggatgatccagaagaggattgggagaatgtcatatggtcaaatgaaaccaaaatagaactttttggtaaaaactaaactcgtcgtgtttggaggacaaagaatgctgagttgcatccaaagaacaccatacctaatgtgaagcatgggggtggaaacatcatgctttggggctgtttttctgcaaagggaccaggacgactgatccgtgtaaaggaaagaatgaatggggccatgtatcgtgagattttgagtgaaaacctccttccatcagcaagggcattgaagatgaaacgtggctgggtctttcagcatgacaatgatcccaaacacaccgcccgggcaacgaaggagtggcttcgtaagaagcatttcaaggtcctggagtggcctagccagtctccagatctcaaccccatagaaaatctttggagggagttgaaagtccgtgttgcccagtgacagccccaaaacatcactgctctggaggagatctgcatggaggaatgggccaaaataccagcaacagtgtgtgaaaaccttgtgaagacttacagaaaacgtttgacctgtgtcattgccaacaaagggtatataacaaagtattgagaaacttttgttattgaccaaatacttattttccaccataatttgcaaatcaattcattcctacaatgtgattttctggaaaagaaattctcattttgtctgtcatagttgacgtgtacctatgatgaaaattacaggcctctctcatctttttaagtgggagaacttgcacaattggtggctgactaaatactttttttccccactgtatgtcttaaAATGTATTGTCAAGTGTACCCTATAGACTTATATAGTTAATGTGTATTCCCCATAACCAATGTATTTCAAAGCTATCACCGTGAGGG encodes:
- the LOC121532636 gene encoding nucleoplasmin-like protein ANO39 yields the protein MKLELLVVLAVAALVPSLSEGRLLSKCELKTKLAEAADQFNLTVKIAAKGVELDEVLAKIICSLDLKSGLNTSLVTNLVLRKPILHKPKRRPISRRPVRLFGRKRPGRDVESKEDGVSSEGEEDNPRPTGKPGGMSRRPTGKPGGLKPKPTGKTEGVSTRSERPEGKRPRPGKHVRGRDKREAEESAGDEEKHDKVEAQESKAAEDEEFGGYEEEGDEDEVDEDELDEEDLEELEAELDDQEREQPKEGEGSRRKRHVPKQFRSPGHSRKPPPRKPMRKPFRPFKPIKTLSFSFFGLFQLSNRLACISSNNTRSLNLCKTECSSFVDDDISDDIDCFVKSRAWMKALRFPWKCARLQVSEYFECDQPLNSTMSTLQTTT